A window of the Vicia villosa cultivar HV-30 ecotype Madison, WI unplaced genomic scaffold, Vvil1.0 ctg.001440F_1_1, whole genome shotgun sequence genome harbors these coding sequences:
- the LOC131635178 gene encoding uncharacterized protein LOC131635178 translates to MQKSYHDKWRKDLEFQAGDHVFLRVTPVTGVGRTLKSKKITPHFIGPYQISEKVGNVAYRMALPPNLSNLHDVFHVSQLEKYISDPSLVIHMDDVQVRDNFMAETMPVRIEDHETKMLRGKEIDLVKVVWSGAVRESMTWESESKMRESYPELSVVKAWEESAKSNSKAQNKAQRKLSTITAWENNKKAAPEAELRKLEEQLEGKKGEYAEKMKNKIALLHKKAEEKRAVIEATKGEELLKAEEVAAKYRAT, encoded by the exons AtgcagaaaagttaccatgataagtggaggaaagatttggaatttcaGGCGGGTGATCATGTATTTTTGAGAGTCACGCCAGTGACCGGTGTGGGGAGAACGTTGAAATCTAAGAAAATCACTCCTCAttttattggtccgtatcagattTCGGAAAAAGTTGGAAATGTGGCGTATAGGATGGCATTACCTCCGAATCTTTCGAATttacatgatgtgtttcatgtgtcgcaactcGAGAAGTATATTTCTGATCCGTCCCTtgtgattcatatggatgatgtgcaagtacgGGATAATTTCATGGCGGAGACTATGCCGGTGCGAATCGAGGATCATGAAACGAAGATGCTTAGAGGCAAGGAGATTGATTTGGTGAAAGTAGTCTGGTCGGGAGCTGTTAGAGAGAGTATGACATGGGAGTCGGAAAGCAAGATGCGGGAGTCTTATCCCGA gcTGTCAGTAGTCAAAGCATGGGAAGAAAGTGCAAAGTCTAACTCTAAAGCACAGAACAA GGCTCAGAGAAAACTTTCAACCATTACAGCATGGGAGAACAACAAGAAAGCTGCACCAGAAGCTGAATTGAGAAAACTTGAG GAACAACTAGAGGGGAAAAAGGGAGAATATGCAGAGAAAATGAAGAACAAAATAGCATTACTTCACAAGAAAGCTGAAGAAAAGAGGGCAGTGATTGAGGCCACGAAAGGAGAAGAGTTACTCAAAGCAGAAGAGGTGGCTGCAAAATACAGGGCAACATGA
- the LOC131635195 gene encoding calcium-dependent lipid-binding protein-like — protein sequence MVGSEHHDYHHYVGGQSQSNFASIFTYCDYIYGTDKPKPRVDYTLKEVCGSLPALPRISYMIDDTMNSIVTDMLQWPQRIVVPLGGILVKTRL from the exons ATGGTGGGCTCTGAGCATCATGATTACCATCATTATGTTGGAGGACAAAGCCAAAGTAATTTTGCATCAATTTTCACTTATTGCGATTACATCTATGGTACTGACAAG CCAAAGCCTCGGGTTGATTACACTCTGAAGGAAGTTTGTGGAAGTTTGCCGGCACTTCCTAGAATTTCATATATGATTGAT GATACTATGAACTCAATTGTTACTGATATGCTCCAATGGCCTCAAAGGATTGTTGTGCCACTTGGTGGTATTCTTGTGAAAACTAG GTTGTAA